One window of Pocillopora verrucosa isolate sample1 chromosome 9, ASM3666991v2, whole genome shotgun sequence genomic DNA carries:
- the LOC131793856 gene encoding uncharacterized protein produces the protein MGTGCSKSVVVISNTSWNPHNARPSQSSASHTSSTKCSGSTIKTLAEAAIWSPFKLSRSEAEELLSQAEPGAFVFSHDMTSELFLSICAGKYVCHHAVLTRDQGYYVGARRFTTIGAVVDYFKDHPLGETTLKQEFRALNPRITSQVQVKQHPDFTISCPAQISTNGHPAGQFQCDQSLSILQTSVGSKTNQSQSPKIMLTSHLSGEEKTPSEDDGQVLVTMNTDGQQPPRCAPWNDTLTKKQLTRSMAIERTDSSGEIQETALSPLLPTRSSVIK, from the exons ATGGGTACTGGTTGTTCGAAATCGGTTGTTGTTATTTCCAACACGAGCTGGAACCCCCACAACGCGCGACCCAGCCAAAGTTCTGCATCGCATACATCATCGACAAAATGCTCAGGATCCACCATAAAAACTCTTGCGGAAGCCGCAAT TTGGAGCCCATTTAAGCTGAGCCGTTCTGAAGCCGAGGAGCTTCTGTCTCAAGCGGAGCCTGGTGCCTTTGTATTTTCCCATGACATGACGTCAGAGTTATTTCTCTCGATATG CGCGGGAAAATACGTTTGCCATCATGCCGTGTTAACACGTGACCAAGGTTACTACGTTGGCGCAAGACGCTTTACGACAATCGGAGCTGTAGTTGATTATTTTAAAGACCACCCTTTAGGAGAAACCACTTTAAAACAAGAG TTTAGGGCACTCAACCCAAGGATTACTTCTCAAGTACAAGTCAAACAGCATCCTGATTTCACTATCTCTTGTCCGGCACAAATTTCTACAAATGGCCACCCTGCTGGTCAATTTCAATGTGATCAGTCGCTTTCCATTCTCCAAACGTCTGTCGGTAGTAAGACTAACCAATCACAATCTCCTAAGATTATGTTGACGTCACATCTCTCAGGGGAAGAAAAGACTCCTTCAGAAGACGATGGTCAGGTGCTGGTTACCATGAATACTGATGGGCAACAACCTCCGAGATGCGCTCCTTGGAACGATACACTAACAAAAAAACAGCTAACAAGAAGTATGGCAATTGAAAGGACTGACTCCTCGGGAG AAATTCAAGAAACAGCTCTTTCACCATTGTTACCTACAAGAAGTTCAGTGATAAAATGA